A part of Bacillus thuringiensis genomic DNA contains:
- a CDS encoding RNA-binding S4 domain-containing protein gives MRLDKFLKVSRLIKRRTLAKEVADQGRISINGQVAKASSDVKVADELTIRFGQKIVTVKINELKETTKKEDAANMYSLVREEKVKAEEGLF, from the coding sequence ATGCGTCTAGATAAGTTTTTAAAAGTATCACGTTTAATTAAGAGAAGAACATTAGCGAAAGAAGTAGCTGATCAAGGAAGAATATCAATTAATGGTCAAGTGGCAAAAGCGAGTTCAGATGTGAAAGTAGCTGATGAATTAACAATTCGTTTCGGTCAAAAAATAGTAACTGTAAAAATAAACGAATTGAAAGAAACGACTAAAAAAGAAGATGCAGCAAATATGTATAGTTTAGTTCGCGAAGAAAAAGTAAAGGCTGAAGAAGGCTTGTTCTAA